A region of the Candidatus Rokuibacteriota bacterium genome:
TGTTGTAGGGCGCCCAGTGGACGGCCAGATACCGCGTCACCTGGATGATCGCCGCCTTGCTCGCACCGTACACGATCGCGTTCGCCCGCTTCGTCCCCTCGTAGATCCGCGGATCAGGGGAGACCGTCCCGTAGATCGAGCCCACGTTGATGATGGCCCCCCGGCGCTGCTCCTTCATGGGGCGGCCGAAGGCCATGCAGCAGAAGAAGGTCCCGCGGACGTTCACCGCCATCACGGCGTCCCACGTCTCGGCATCGAGGTCCTCGGCAGCGAGGGTCGCCGACCGCCCGGCGAGGTTGAAGAGGACGTCCACGGTGCCGTGGCGGGCCACGACCAGCTCGGCGGCGCGCTCGACGGAAGCGCGCTCGATCACGTCGAGCGTGACCACGTCCAGCCGCCCCTCGTCGAGGCCGCCCAGGCGCTCCCGGACGCGCTCCGGCTGCCGCCCGGCGCAGACCACCCGCGCGCCATGCTCCAGGAGCGCGGCGACGATCGGCCGGCCCAGGCGACCGGAGCCACCCGTGACCACCGCCACCTTGCCCTCGAGAGAAAAACGCTCCTTCACGATCCCTTCATGAGGGCGCGGGCGATGCGGAGGTCGAGCTCCTCGTCGATGTCGAGCGACTTCTCGCGCGGCATGTAGAACCCGGCGCAGCGGGGGCCGTAAAACGTCCCCTGCTGCCGCACCACGCCCACCCGGCCGATCTGAATGGCCCCCGAGGGGCAGTACAGCCGCTCCATCTCCTGGCTCCGCCGCATCGGTGTCTCCGGCCACGCGCGGACGAGGAACTCATGGTCCTCCCGCAGCGCCCATTGCGGCGGGTGGGGGAAGTCCGTGACCGTGACCAGCGTGTCGGCGCCCGATGCCTCGTAGCGCTGGACCGCCGCCGCGATATCCCCCGCGCCGCAGAACGGGCACGTCACCT
Encoded here:
- a CDS encoding SDR family oxidoreductase, encoding MKERFSLEGKVAVVTGGSGRLGRPIVAALLEHGARVVCAGRQPERVRERLGGLDEGRLDVVTLDVIERASVERAAELVVARHGTVDVLFNLAGRSATLAAEDLDAETWDAVMAVNVRGTFFCCMAFGRPMKEQRRGAIINVGSIYGTVSPDPRIYEGTKRANAIVYGASKAAIIQVTRYLAVHWAPYNIRVNCVSPGGLFNNQEPHFLERYGGRTPLGRMALPDDLQGLAVFLASDASSYVTGQNLILDGGLTAW
- a CDS encoding acylneuraminate cytidylyltransferase family protein, translated to MLCLIPARGGSKRLPRKNLQEIAGKPLLAYTVEAALGSGLFRTVDVSTEDDEIAQLARAYGARVPYRRPAALATDAVSRMEVLFHHLEVIGPVPDDEIVVVLQVTCPFCGAGDIAAAVQRYEASGADTLVTVTDFPHPPQWALREDHEFLVRAWPETPMRRSQEMERLYCPSGAIQIGRVGVVRQQGTFYGPRCAGFYMPREKSLDIDEELDLRIARALMKGS